Proteins co-encoded in one Brassica oleracea var. oleracea cultivar TO1000 chromosome C4, BOL, whole genome shotgun sequence genomic window:
- the LOC106338168 gene encoding glutathione S-transferase T3-like, giving the protein MSLSVALVGDLSLGGSPGGDRALSRWLFRNRKFVVCWFCLLVVLLLEAFPRWLKSKLSPQIESQLPNNEYRTQFLSFSPSPDVGGSASSAKTGEDRKQRCKWSIAKDLVLISAWLNNSKDPLVGNEQKAETFWKRITAYYNASPKVVGLAPREQTHCKQRWGKINEGVCKFVGSFEAATKQRTSGQNEDAVLKAAHEIFFNDYKVKFSLEHAWRELRNDQKWCGTQRSSQQSSGSKRKRVGEEQSFQSSASMPSVNGEVEAMDRPIGVKAAKAKAKRPVGEEVKIPQGFKDMWEMRTKDLAFKDKLSNKKLLDSLIAKKEPLTELEVALKNKLITEMLSM; this is encoded by the exons ATGTCTCTTTCGGTGGCTCTTGTTGGCGACCTCTCCCTCGGTGGTTCTCCTGGAGGCGACAGAGCTCTCTCTCGGTGGCTCTTTCGAAATCGAAAG TTTGTTGTTTGTTGGTTCTGTCTCTTGGTGGTTCTTCTCCTCGAAGCTTTTCCTCGATGGCTCAAATCGAAGCTCTCACCTCAAATCGAAAG TCAACTCCCTAACAATGAATATCGAACTCAGTTTCTGAGTTTTTCACCTTCTCCAGACGTTGGAGGATCTGCTTCAAGTGCAAAAACTGGTGAGGACCGTAAGCAAAGGTGCAAGTGGTCAATAGCTAAAGACCTGGTCCTCATCAGTGCATGGTTGAACAACTCCAAAGATCCACTAGTTGGAAATGAGCAAAAGGCAGAAACCTTTTGGAAGAGGATTACGGCTTACTATAACGCAAGTCCCAAGGTGGTTGGTTTGGCTCCAAGAGAGCAGACCCACTGTAAGCAAAGGTGGGGGAAGATAAATGAAGGTGTCTGCAAGTTTGTGGGGTCATTTGAAGCTGCAACAAAACAGAGGACCAGTGGCCAGAATGAAGATGCGGTTTTGAAGGCTGCACATGAGATATTCTTCAACGATTACAAGGTGAAGTTCTCATTGGAACATGCGTGGAGAGAGCTTAGGAATGATCAGAAATGGTGTGGGACTCAAAGAAGTAGTCAACAGAGCTCAGGTTCGAAAAGAAAGAGGGTGGGGGAAGAACAATCTTTTCAGTCATCAGCATCTATGCCCAGTGTTAATGGGGAGGTTGAAGCAATGGATAGGCCTATTGGTGTTAAGGCTGCAAAGGCGAAGGCTAAAAGACCAGTGGGAGAAGAAGTGAAGATTCCGCAAGGGTTTAAGGATATGTGGGAGATGAGGACCAAGGACTTAGCTTTCAAGGATAAGCTTAGCAACAAGAAGCTGCTTGACAGTTTGATTGCAAAAAAAGAGCCACTTACTGAATTAGAAGTGGCGCTTAAGAACAAACTGATAACCGAAATGTTGTCAATGTAA
- the LOC106337068 gene encoding photosystem II reaction center W protein, chloroplastic-like, whose protein sequence is MASFTASASTVSVARPALLLKPTVAVSAPVLGLPPMSKRKGGVKCSMETKQGNVSAVGAGVSAAATAALTAVMSSPAMALVDDRMSTEGTGLPFGLSNNLLGWILLGVFGLIWTFYFTYTSSLDEDEESGLSL, encoded by the exons ATGGCTAGCTTCACCGCCTCCGCTTCCACCGTCTCGGTCGCTCGTCCTGCTCTCCTTCTCAAGCCCACCGTCGCCGTCTCTGCTCCTGTTCTTG GTTTGCCTCCAATGAGTAAGAGGAAGGGAGGAGTGAAGTGCTCGATGGAGACCAAGCAAGGAAACGTCTCAGCCGTGGGAGCTGGAGTTTCTGCGGCGGCTACAGCAGCTTTGACAGCTGTGATGAGCAGCCCGGCTATGGCTTTGGTGGACGACAGGATGTCAACTGAGGGAACCGGCTTGCCCTTTGGACTTAGCAACAACCTCTTGGGATGGATTCTTTTGGGAGTGTTTGGTTTGATCTGGACTTTCTACTTTACCTACACTTCTTCTCTGGACGAGGATGAAGAATCTGGTCTTTCACTCTAA